A window of the Acidovorax sp. YS12 genome harbors these coding sequences:
- a CDS encoding bifunctional (p)ppGpp synthetase/guanosine-3',5'-bis(diphosphate) 3'-pyrophosphohydrolase — MRSIAAGTPSSGATQGGEAVSPLIAATAQSLPEQAHALVRARAFAEPLLANETMETGENTLAHADAVASILKGIGGSEAMQAASYLVHACVHLNRPEEVIAKAFGENFATLAVETTKLMRVQEQARGAETSGQRLDDVALQTENVRKMLLGFSRDLRVVLLRLASRLQTLRFYAASKRAVPPSLAREALHVFAPLANRLGIWQMKWELEDLSFRFLEPETYKEIARLLDEKRIEREVYMEQLRGRLESELRARSISASVSGRPKHIYSIVKKMRGKSLGFDQVFDIRALRVIVPSVKDCYAALSWVHAQFESIEEEFDDYIAKPKPNGYQSLHTVVRDESGRAIEIQIRTQAMHDHAEHGVAAHWAYKEAGTKGYAGVSASGEYDAKIAVLRQLLAWGRDMADSSHSDLFDDRIYVLTPDAAVIELPKGATAVDFAYAVHTSLGHRCRGARVDGAMVSLNTPLQSGQTVEIVTVKEGRPSRDWLNAELGYLVSPRARAKVRAWFNAQATHETVARGREAVEKLLQREGKTAFKLDDLAVQLGFKTADALFEVVGKDEFSLRNIENLLRPPEPEQPLDEQMLIRKARPDAAPKGGVLVVGVDSLMTQLAKCCRPAPPDEIAGFVTRGKGVSVHRADCSNFREMAARSAERVIEVTWGLPKPTAVASIVYPVDVAVEAADRQGLLRDISEVFAREKTNVIGVQTQSVKGTAWMTFTVEVADSGRLNKVLAIVAGVSGVRSARRR, encoded by the coding sequence CATGCCGATGCCGTGGCCTCCATCCTCAAGGGCATTGGCGGCTCTGAGGCCATGCAGGCGGCCAGCTACCTGGTCCATGCCTGCGTGCACCTGAACCGGCCCGAGGAGGTCATCGCCAAGGCCTTCGGCGAGAACTTCGCCACGCTGGCGGTCGAGACCACCAAGCTGATGCGCGTGCAGGAGCAGGCGCGCGGGGCCGAGACCTCGGGCCAGCGCCTGGACGACGTGGCGCTGCAGACCGAGAACGTGCGCAAGATGCTGCTGGGCTTCTCGCGCGACCTGCGCGTGGTGCTGCTGCGCCTGGCGTCGCGCCTGCAGACGCTGCGCTTCTACGCCGCGAGCAAGCGCGCCGTGCCGCCGAGCCTGGCGCGCGAGGCGCTGCACGTGTTCGCGCCACTGGCCAACCGCCTGGGCATCTGGCAGATGAAGTGGGAGCTGGAGGATCTGTCGTTCCGCTTCCTCGAACCCGAGACCTACAAGGAGATTGCGCGGCTGCTCGATGAAAAACGCATCGAGCGCGAGGTCTACATGGAGCAGCTGCGCGGCCGGCTGGAGTCGGAGTTGCGCGCGCGTTCGATCAGCGCCAGCGTGTCGGGGCGGCCCAAGCACATCTACAGCATCGTCAAGAAGATGCGTGGCAAGTCGCTGGGTTTCGACCAGGTGTTTGACATCCGGGCGCTGCGCGTGATCGTGCCCTCCGTGAAGGACTGCTACGCCGCGCTGTCGTGGGTGCATGCGCAGTTCGAGTCGATCGAGGAGGAGTTCGACGACTACATCGCCAAGCCCAAGCCCAACGGCTACCAGTCGCTGCACACGGTGGTGCGCGACGAGTCCGGGCGCGCCATCGAGATCCAGATCCGCACCCAGGCCATGCACGACCACGCCGAGCACGGCGTGGCCGCGCACTGGGCCTACAAGGAGGCGGGCACCAAGGGCTACGCCGGGGTTTCCGCCAGCGGCGAGTACGACGCCAAGATCGCCGTGTTGCGCCAGCTCCTGGCCTGGGGGCGCGACATGGCCGACTCCAGCCACAGCGACCTGTTCGACGACCGCATCTACGTGCTCACGCCCGATGCCGCCGTGATCGAGCTGCCCAAGGGCGCCACGGCGGTGGACTTCGCCTATGCGGTGCACACCAGCCTGGGGCACCGCTGCCGTGGCGCGCGCGTCGATGGCGCCATGGTGTCGCTGAACACGCCGCTGCAAAGCGGGCAGACGGTGGAGATCGTCACCGTCAAGGAAGGCCGGCCCTCGCGCGACTGGCTCAATGCCGAACTGGGCTACCTGGTGAGCCCGCGCGCGCGCGCCAAGGTGCGCGCCTGGTTCAACGCGCAAGCCACGCACGAAACCGTGGCGCGCGGGCGCGAGGCGGTGGAAAAGCTGCTGCAGCGCGAGGGCAAGACGGCGTTCAAGCTCGACGACCTGGCGGTGCAGCTGGGCTTCAAGACGGCTGACGCCTTGTTCGAGGTCGTCGGCAAGGACGAGTTTTCCCTGCGCAACATCGAGAACCTGCTGCGTCCGCCTGAGCCCGAGCAGCCGCTGGACGAGCAGATGCTGATCCGCAAGGCGCGGCCCGATGCGGCGCCCAAAGGGGGGGTGCTGGTGGTCGGCGTCGATTCGCTGATGACGCAACTGGCCAAGTGCTGCCGCCCCGCGCCGCCCGATGAGATCGCTGGCTTCGTCACGCGCGGCAAGGGCGTGAGCGTGCACCGCGCGGATTGCAGCAACTTTCGCGAGATGGCTGCGCGCAGCGCCGAGCGCGTGATCGAGGTGACCTGGGGCCTGCCCAAGCCGACGGCCGTGGCCTCCATCGTCTATCCCGTCGATGTGGCCGTGGAGGCGGCGGACCGCCAGGGCCTGCTGCGCGATATCTCGGAAGTGTTCGCCCGCGAGAAAACCAACGTGATCGGCGTGCAGACCCAGTCGGTCAAGGGCACGGCCTGGATGACCTTCACCGTCGAAGTGGCGGATTCCGGCCGGCTTAACAAGGTGCTGGCGATCGTGGCCGGTGTGTCCGGCGTGCGCTCCGCGCGCCGGCGTTGA
- the mnmC gene encoding FAD-dependent 5-carboxymethylaminomethyl-2-thiouridine(34) oxidoreductase MnmC produces MPEPIDWLPDGAPYSPRFGDRYHSSANHGVDQARDAFLGGCGLPAAWAGQAQWRILETGFGLGLNFLVTWAAWRADPARPRVLHFVSCEAWPVAAADLLRAAPQAPELQPLAQQLAAQFWGLLPGVHRLSFEGGQVLLTLYIGDAQAMLRQQQPVADAVYLDGFSPQCNPDMWGEGLLKAVARCCRRGTRLATWSVASAVRAGLAQCGFEVRKVPGVHPKRDNLQATFDPPWQPRGAADAPAPLFSAPARCVVIGAGLAGAGAAASLARRGWQVEVLDQGAAPAAGASGLPAGVFGLHVSPDDAPQSRLSRAGLRLTRQTAQDLLAEGVDWAPSGVLEHCVDGKRGLPAAWSEDPGSDWCRYADAAQLAAAGLPAAAVGHWHARGGWIRPARLIAALLARPGITWRGGAAVARITRAGDGAWRLFDAQGALLAEVPLAVIATGAGSIGLCAGYWPAASLRPLRGQVSWGRCADAPALPPFPVNGHGNLVPCVPDADGPIWVLGSTFERGQTALPKTADELAAGRAYNLERLRGLLPGLRAPMAQRFQTPGAVHDWSAVRCAAPDRRPVVGPIDPQALPGLCISTALGARGLTNALLCGELLAAQVHAEPLPLEAKVAQALAAQRLRG; encoded by the coding sequence ATGCCCGAACCCATCGACTGGCTCCCTGACGGAGCCCCCTATAGCCCGCGCTTCGGCGACCGTTACCACAGCAGCGCCAACCACGGCGTGGACCAGGCGCGCGACGCCTTCCTCGGCGGCTGCGGCCTGCCCGCCGCCTGGGCCGGGCAGGCGCAGTGGCGCATCCTGGAAACCGGCTTCGGACTGGGACTGAACTTCCTCGTGACCTGGGCGGCCTGGCGCGCCGACCCGGCACGCCCGCGCGTGCTGCATTTCGTCTCGTGCGAGGCCTGGCCCGTGGCCGCGGCCGACCTGCTGCGCGCCGCGCCGCAGGCGCCCGAACTGCAGCCGCTGGCCCAGCAACTGGCCGCGCAGTTCTGGGGCTTGCTGCCCGGCGTGCATCGCCTCTCGTTCGAGGGCGGGCAGGTGCTGCTCACGCTCTACATCGGCGACGCCCAGGCCATGCTGCGCCAGCAGCAGCCCGTGGCCGACGCGGTGTACCTGGACGGTTTCAGCCCGCAGTGCAACCCCGACATGTGGGGCGAAGGCTTGCTCAAGGCCGTGGCGCGCTGCTGCCGCCGCGGCACGCGCCTGGCCACCTGGAGCGTGGCCAGCGCCGTGCGCGCCGGGCTGGCGCAGTGCGGCTTCGAAGTGCGCAAGGTGCCCGGCGTACATCCGAAGCGCGACAACCTGCAGGCCACCTTCGACCCGCCCTGGCAGCCCCGGGGCGCCGCCGACGCACCCGCGCCGCTGTTCAGCGCGCCCGCGCGCTGCGTCGTCATCGGCGCCGGCCTGGCGGGCGCGGGCGCCGCCGCCAGCTTGGCGCGGCGCGGCTGGCAGGTCGAGGTGCTGGACCAGGGCGCGGCGCCCGCCGCCGGGGCCTCGGGCCTGCCCGCCGGGGTGTTCGGCCTGCACGTCTCGCCCGACGACGCCCCGCAATCGCGCCTGAGCCGCGCCGGCCTGCGCCTGACGCGCCAGACCGCGCAGGACCTGCTCGCCGAAGGCGTGGACTGGGCGCCCAGCGGCGTGCTGGAGCACTGCGTAGACGGGAAGCGCGGCCTGCCCGCCGCCTGGAGCGAAGACCCCGGCAGCGACTGGTGCCGCTACGCCGATGCGGCGCAACTGGCCGCCGCAGGCCTGCCCGCCGCCGCCGTCGGCCACTGGCACGCGCGCGGCGGCTGGATACGGCCCGCGCGGCTCATCGCGGCGCTGCTGGCCCGGCCCGGCATCACCTGGCGCGGCGGCGCGGCGGTGGCGCGCATCACGCGCGCGGGCGATGGCGCCTGGCGCCTGTTCGATGCGCAGGGCGCCCTGCTGGCCGAGGTGCCGCTGGCCGTCATCGCCACCGGCGCGGGCAGCATCGGCCTGTGCGCCGGTTACTGGCCCGCCGCGTCGCTGCGCCCGCTGCGCGGGCAGGTGAGCTGGGGCCGCTGCGCCGACGCGCCCGCCCTGCCCCCCTTCCCCGTGAACGGCCACGGCAACCTGGTGCCCTGCGTGCCGGACGCGGACGGCCCGATCTGGGTGCTGGGCTCGACCTTCGAGCGCGGCCAGACAGCACTGCCCAAGACTGCCGACGAACTGGCCGCCGGCCGCGCCTACAACCTGGAGCGCCTGCGCGGCCTGCTGCCGGGCCTGCGAGCGCCGATGGCGCAACGCTTCCAGACGCCCGGCGCCGTGCACGACTGGTCCGCCGTGCGCTGCGCCGCGCCCGACCGCCGCCCCGTCGTCGGCCCCATCGACCCGCAGGCGCTGCCGGGCCTGTGCATCAGCACCGCGCTGGGCGCGCGCGGGCTGACCAACGCGCTGCTGTGCGGCGAACTTCTGGCCGCGCAGGTGCACGCCGAGCCACTGCCGCTGGAGGCCAAGGTGGCGCAGGCGCTGGCGGCGCAGCGGCTGCGGGGGTAG
- a CDS encoding trimeric intracellular cation channel family protein, translating to MLPSASLLDSFQASQLSALLVIYLVAITAEAMSGALAAGRRDMDIFGVAVIAFVTALGGGTLRDMVLGHYPIGWTQHPEYVYLVISAGLLTTLVARYMHRLQRVFLVLDAMGLIAFSLIGCNVALELGYPPVVVVMAGMLTGISGGILRDVLCNQVPVVFRRELYASVSLAVCLLFLALQRLGVGSDLGIALCFASGLTLRLLAIRFHWRLPVFSYQGRWEE from the coding sequence GTGCTGCCGTCGGCTTCGCTGCTGGACTCGTTCCAGGCCTCCCAGCTCAGCGCCCTGCTGGTGATCTACCTCGTGGCCATCACCGCCGAGGCCATGTCCGGCGCGCTGGCCGCGGGCCGGCGCGACATGGACATCTTCGGCGTGGCCGTGATCGCCTTCGTCACCGCGCTGGGCGGCGGCACCCTGCGCGACATGGTGCTGGGCCACTACCCCATCGGCTGGACCCAGCACCCCGAATACGTCTACCTGGTGATCTCGGCGGGCCTGCTGACCACGCTGGTGGCGCGCTACATGCACCGGCTCCAGCGCGTGTTCCTGGTGCTCGACGCCATGGGGCTGATCGCCTTCTCGCTCATCGGCTGCAACGTGGCGCTGGAGCTGGGCTACCCGCCCGTGGTGGTGGTGATGGCCGGCATGCTCACCGGCATCAGCGGCGGCATCCTGCGCGACGTGCTGTGCAACCAGGTGCCGGTGGTGTTCCGGCGCGAGCTGTATGCCAGCGTGTCATTGGCCGTGTGCCTGCTGTTCCTGGCGCTGCAGCGGCTCGGCGTGGGTTCCGACCTCGGCATCGCCCTCTGCTTCGCCAGCGGCCTGACGCTGCGGCTGCTCGCCATCCGTTTTCACTGGCGCCTGCCGGTTTTCTCGTACCAGGGGCGCTGGGAGGAGTGA
- a CDS encoding oxidative damage protection protein: protein MARTVQCIKLGQEAEGLDFPPYPGELGKRIYENVSKQAWADWLRHQTMLVNENRLNLADARARQYLARQMENHFFGGGADAAAGYVPPSA, encoded by the coding sequence ATGGCACGCACCGTTCAATGCATCAAGCTCGGCCAGGAAGCCGAAGGCCTCGACTTCCCGCCCTACCCCGGCGAGCTGGGCAAGCGCATCTATGAAAACGTCAGCAAGCAAGCCTGGGCCGACTGGCTGCGCCACCAGACCATGCTGGTGAACGAGAACCGCCTGAACCTGGCCGACGCGCGCGCACGCCAGTACCTGGCCCGGCAGATGGAGAACCATTTCTTCGGCGGCGGCGCGGACGCCGCGGCGGGATATGTCCCGCCCAGCGCATAA
- a CDS encoding sulfate ABC transporter substrate-binding protein codes for MKNRRHFIKFPLAAALAATLGWGFSLPALAQQPVTLLNVSYDPTRELYVEFNAAFAKYWKAQAGQDVAVKQSHGGSGKQARSVIDGLDADVVTLGLAPDVDALVKNGGLVAADWQKRLPHNSAPYTSTIIFLVKKGNPKAIKDWDDLVKPGVAVITPNPKTSAGAQWNYLAAWEYGKRKSGSEAGAKEFVGKLYGNVPVLDTGARGSTITFAQRAVGDVLIAWENEAFLVLKEFGKEKFEIVVPSASILAEPTVAVVDKNVDKKGTRKVAEAYLQYLYSDEGQDIAGKNYYRPSSEKARAKYAAQFPKLTLFTIDQAFGGWPVAGKTHFADGGTFDQIYTKR; via the coding sequence ATGAAAAATCGCCGCCACTTTATCAAGTTTCCCCTCGCCGCCGCCCTGGCGGCCACGCTCGGGTGGGGCTTTTCGCTGCCCGCCCTGGCACAGCAGCCGGTGACGCTGCTCAACGTCTCCTACGACCCGACGCGCGAGCTGTACGTGGAGTTCAACGCGGCCTTCGCCAAGTACTGGAAGGCGCAGGCGGGGCAGGACGTGGCCGTGAAGCAGTCGCACGGCGGCTCGGGCAAGCAGGCGCGCTCGGTGATCGACGGGCTCGACGCCGACGTGGTGACGCTGGGCCTGGCGCCCGACGTGGACGCGCTGGTGAAGAACGGCGGCCTGGTGGCGGCGGACTGGCAAAAGCGCCTGCCGCACAACTCGGCGCCCTATACCTCGACCATCATTTTCCTGGTGAAGAAGGGCAACCCCAAGGCCATCAAGGACTGGGACGACCTGGTCAAGCCCGGCGTGGCCGTGATCACGCCCAACCCCAAGACCTCGGCGGGCGCGCAGTGGAACTACCTGGCCGCGTGGGAATACGGCAAGCGCAAGAGCGGCAGCGAGGCCGGCGCCAAGGAGTTCGTGGGCAAGCTCTACGGCAACGTGCCGGTGCTCGACACGGGCGCGCGCGGCTCCACCATCACCTTCGCCCAGCGCGCCGTGGGCGACGTGCTGATCGCCTGGGAGAACGAGGCCTTCCTGGTGCTCAAGGAGTTTGGCAAGGAGAAGTTCGAGATCGTCGTGCCCTCGGCCAGCATCCTGGCCGAGCCCACGGTGGCCGTGGTGGACAAGAACGTGGACAAGAAGGGCACGCGCAAGGTGGCCGAGGCCTACCTGCAGTACCTGTATTCCGACGAAGGCCAGGACATCGCGGGCAAGAACTACTACCGCCCGAGCAGCGAGAAGGCGCGCGCCAAGTACGCCGCGCAGTTCCCCAAGCTGACGCTGTTCACCATCGACCAGGCCTTTGGCGGCTGGCCCGTGGCGGGCAAGACGCACTTTGCCGACGGCGGCACCTTCGACCAGATCTACACCAAGCGTTGA
- the ssuE gene encoding NADPH-dependent FMN reductase, whose protein sequence is MSTLLLAGSPSERSRSAALLDAVALRLTVRGVRAARLHIRDLNPQALLLADTGHRSIAQAVRQVEDAGLLVVSTPVYKAAYSGVLKVFLDLLPQAALQGKTVLPLATGGSPHHMLALDYALRPVLQSLGAKHILPGIYATEGQVYLTPEGAYAVAPEIGQRIDEAVHQLVSEVLHAPAMSAAAAGRFAPVPFSQVRCSV, encoded by the coding sequence ATGTCCACCTTGCTGTTGGCCGGAAGCCCCTCGGAGCGCTCGCGCTCGGCGGCGCTGCTCGACGCCGTGGCCCTGCGCCTGACGGTGCGGGGCGTGCGCGCGGCGCGCCTGCACATCCGCGACCTGAACCCGCAGGCGCTGCTGCTGGCCGACACCGGCCACCGCAGCATCGCCCAGGCGGTCAGGCAGGTGGAGGACGCCGGCCTGCTCGTGGTCTCCACGCCGGTCTACAAGGCCGCCTACAGCGGTGTGCTCAAGGTGTTCCTCGACCTGCTGCCGCAGGCCGCGCTGCAGGGCAAGACCGTGCTGCCGCTGGCCACGGGCGGCAGCCCGCACCACATGCTGGCGCTGGACTACGCGCTGCGGCCGGTGCTGCAGTCGCTCGGGGCCAAGCACATCCTGCCCGGCATCTACGCCACCGAGGGGCAGGTTTACCTCACTCCCGAGGGCGCCTATGCCGTGGCGCCCGAGATCGGCCAGCGCATCGACGAAGCCGTGCACCAGCTGGTCAGCGAAGTGCTGCACGCCCCGGCCATGTCGGCCGCGGCGGCGGGGCGCTTCGCGCCGGTGCCTTTCTCGCAGGTGCGCTGCAGCGTGTGA
- a CDS encoding sulfonate ABC transporter substrate-binding protein, which yields MKNPTNTAAQRAASAPGLPRRRVLATALGLAGAWSAGGAWAQAPARVLRVGHQKGWLSLLKARGTLEKRLAPLGVKVTWTEFNAGPVQLEALNVGSIDFGDVGEAPPIFAQAAGAPLVYAGASVPRPELEALLVPKDSPIRSVADLKGKRVAYNKGSNVQYFLVKLLQKHGLAYGDVQSVFLAPADARAAFEKGAVDAWLIWDPFLAAAQKTLQARVLADANGVANNRYYYFSSRDYATRNPDVLRIAIEEINRIDTWVSQNKDAAAAELAGVLGLDKEITALYVGRVRFGTAPVTRDILAEQQEIADTFHALKLIPKKLNLLHAAPVDL from the coding sequence ATGAAGAACCCGACGAACACCGCCGCGCAGCGCGCGGCCTCCGCCCCCGGCCTGCCGCGCCGCCGCGTGCTGGCCACGGCCCTGGGCCTGGCCGGGGCCTGGAGCGCAGGCGGCGCCTGGGCGCAGGCCCCGGCCCGCGTGCTGCGCGTGGGCCACCAGAAGGGCTGGCTGTCGCTGCTCAAGGCGCGTGGCACGCTGGAGAAGCGCCTGGCGCCGCTGGGCGTGAAGGTCACCTGGACCGAATTCAACGCCGGGCCGGTGCAGCTGGAGGCGCTGAACGTCGGCTCCATCGACTTCGGCGACGTGGGCGAGGCGCCGCCGATCTTCGCCCAGGCCGCCGGCGCGCCGCTGGTGTATGCCGGCGCCTCGGTGCCGCGCCCCGAACTGGAGGCGCTGCTGGTGCCCAAGGACTCGCCCATCCGCAGCGTGGCCGACCTCAAGGGCAAGCGCGTGGCCTACAACAAGGGCTCGAACGTGCAGTACTTCCTGGTCAAGCTGCTGCAAAAGCACGGCCTGGCCTATGGCGACGTGCAGTCGGTCTTCCTGGCCCCGGCCGATGCGCGCGCCGCCTTCGAGAAGGGCGCGGTCGATGCCTGGCTGATCTGGGACCCGTTCCTGGCGGCCGCGCAGAAAACCCTGCAGGCGCGCGTGCTGGCCGATGCCAACGGCGTGGCCAACAACCGCTACTACTACTTCAGCTCGCGCGACTACGCTACGCGCAACCCCGACGTGCTGCGCATCGCCATCGAGGAGATCAACCGCATCGACACCTGGGTGTCGCAAAACAAGGACGCCGCCGCCGCCGAGCTGGCCGGCGTGCTCGGGCTGGACAAGGAGATCACCGCGCTGTACGTGGGGCGCGTGCGCTTCGGCACCGCGCCGGTCACGCGCGACATCCTGGCCGAGCAGCAGGAGATCGCCGACACCTTCCATGCGCTCAAGCTCATCCCCAAGAAGCTCAACCTGCTGCACGCCGCCCCGGTGGATCTGTGA
- the ssuC gene encoding aliphatic sulfonate ABC transporter permease SsuC, translating to MTGAVRELQAGAALAATPDAPGALAAVQRLAAQAGRRLLPWLVPLLLVAVWQAASARGWLSTRVLPAPLDVLQAAWTLAESGELWTHVKVSAVRALSGLAIGGGLGLLLGLLTGSLRWAETLLDSTIQMVRNIPALALIPLVILWFGIDESAKLFLIAVSVFFPIYLNTYHGIRNVDPGLVEMGRTYGLTRWQLYRDIILPGALSSILVGLRFSLGLMWVILIVAETISAQSGIGYLTMNAREFLQTDIVLVGILLYALLGKLADVFAKVLERWWLRWHPGYQA from the coding sequence ATGACCGGGGCCGTGCGTGAACTCCAGGCCGGCGCCGCGCTGGCTGCCACCCCCGATGCGCCCGGCGCGCTCGCGGCCGTGCAGCGCCTGGCCGCCCAGGCCGGCCGGCGCCTGCTGCCGTGGCTGGTGCCGCTGCTGCTGGTGGCCGTGTGGCAGGCGGCGTCGGCGCGCGGCTGGCTCTCCACCCGCGTGCTGCCCGCGCCGCTTGACGTGCTGCAGGCCGCGTGGACGCTGGCCGAATCAGGCGAGCTGTGGACGCACGTCAAGGTGAGCGCCGTGCGCGCGCTCAGCGGGCTGGCCATCGGCGGCGGGCTCGGCCTGCTGCTGGGGCTGCTCACGGGCTCGCTGCGCTGGGCCGAGACGCTGCTCGACTCCACCATCCAGATGGTGCGCAACATCCCGGCGCTGGCGCTGATCCCGCTGGTCATCCTGTGGTTCGGCATCGACGAATCGGCCAAGCTGTTCCTCATCGCCGTGTCGGTGTTCTTCCCGATCTACCTCAACACCTACCACGGCATCCGCAACGTCGATCCGGGCCTGGTCGAGATGGGGCGCACCTACGGCCTCACGCGCTGGCAGCTGTACCGCGACATCATCTTGCCCGGCGCGCTCTCCTCCATCCTGGTGGGGCTGCGCTTCTCGCTCGGCCTGATGTGGGTGATCCTGATCGTGGCCGAGACCATCTCGGCGCAGTCCGGCATCGGCTACCTGACCATGAACGCGCGCGAGTTCCTGCAGACCGACATCGTGCTCGTGGGCATCCTGCTGTACGCGCTGCTGGGCAAGCTGGCCGACGTGTTCGCCAAGGTGCTGGAGCGCTGGTGGCTGCGCTGGCATCCGGGCTACCAGGCCTGA
- a CDS encoding ATP-binding cassette domain-containing protein, producing MTSISSSPSPGGLRLQVRGVDKHYGARHVLRHADLDIEPGEFVAIVGRSGCGKSTLLRLVAGLETASGGSIRIDGQDVQGLSADTRIMFQDARLLPWKRVADNVALGLPPGQRGAAAEVLARVGLGDRLAEWPARLSGGQRQRVALARALVHGPRLLLLDEPLGALDALTRIEMHRLIEGLWQASGFTALLVTHDVQEAVALADRVVLIEDGQIALDQRIDLPRPRVHGDAAFAALEKRILDRVLQKPGAEPTPEPHWPGVPAHGLRWAI from the coding sequence TTGACCTCTATTTCATCTTCACCATCGCCCGGCGGTCTGCGCCTGCAGGTGCGCGGCGTGGACAAGCACTACGGCGCGCGCCATGTGCTGCGCCATGCCGACCTGGACATCGAACCCGGCGAATTCGTCGCCATCGTGGGCCGCAGCGGCTGCGGCAAGAGCACGCTGCTGCGGCTGGTGGCGGGGCTGGAAACCGCCTCGGGCGGCAGCATCCGCATCGACGGACAGGACGTGCAGGGCCTGAGCGCGGACACGCGCATCATGTTCCAGGACGCCCGCCTGCTGCCCTGGAAGCGCGTGGCCGACAACGTGGCCCTGGGCCTGCCGCCCGGCCAGCGCGGCGCGGCGGCCGAGGTGCTGGCCCGCGTGGGCCTGGGCGACCGGCTGGCCGAGTGGCCGGCGCGCCTGTCGGGCGGCCAGCGCCAGCGCGTGGCCCTGGCGCGGGCCCTGGTGCATGGGCCGCGCCTGCTGCTGCTGGACGAACCGCTGGGCGCGCTGGACGCGCTCACGCGCATCGAGATGCACCGCCTCATCGAAGGGCTGTGGCAGGCCAGCGGCTTTACCGCGCTGCTGGTCACGCACGACGTGCAGGAAGCCGTGGCCCTGGCCGACCGCGTGGTCCTCATCGAGGACGGGCAGATCGCGCTGGACCAGCGCATCGACCTGCCGCGCCCGCGCGTGCACGGCGACGCGGCCTTCGCGGCGCTGGAAAAACGCATCCTCGACCGCGTGCTGCAAAAGCCCGGCGCGGAGCCCACGCCCGAACCCCATTGGCCCGGCGTGCCTGCCCACGGCCTGCGCTGGGCCATCTGA
- a CDS encoding TOBE domain-containing protein, which yields MSIQAINVRNQFKGKVREIIRGDVVSEVDVETPWGVVTSVITTRSVDELKLVVGSDVVALVKSTEVSIAKL from the coding sequence ATGTCCATCCAAGCCATCAACGTGCGCAACCAGTTCAAGGGCAAGGTGCGCGAAATCATCCGTGGCGACGTCGTCTCCGAGGTCGACGTGGAGACGCCCTGGGGCGTCGTCACCTCGGTCATCACCACGCGCTCGGTGGACGAGCTGAAGCTGGTGGTGGGCTCCGACGTGGTGGCGCTGGTCAAGTCCACCGAAGTCTCCATCGCCAAGCTGTGA
- a CDS encoding CysB family HTH-type transcriptional regulator — MNFQQLRSVREAVRCGYNLTEVAARLYTSQPGVSRQIRELEEELGVDIFVRAGKRLTGLTPPGASLLPIVERLLLESENLRRAGDDFVAADRGGLVVAATHSQARYALPAVVRDFRQHFPRVSLHLRQGSPRQVAEMLLSGEADIGVATEALAGYEQLVTLPCYRWSHSIIVPPGHPLLGLEPQAVTLQALASYPIITYEAGYTGRSHIDESFAQAALAPDVVLTAMDADVIKTYVELGMGVGIVASIAFDAERDRHLRAIDARHLFEVNLTRLGLRRGGWLRGYAFRFIETFVPTLTREEVLRALAQGDGKGEGEGGSVAL; from the coding sequence ATGAACTTCCAGCAATTGCGCTCGGTGCGCGAGGCCGTGCGCTGCGGCTACAACCTGACCGAGGTGGCCGCGCGGCTCTACACCTCGCAGCCCGGCGTGAGCCGCCAGATCCGCGAGCTGGAGGAGGAGCTGGGCGTGGACATCTTCGTGCGCGCGGGCAAGCGCCTCACGGGGCTGACGCCGCCCGGCGCGTCGCTGCTGCCCATCGTCGAGCGCCTGCTGCTGGAGTCGGAGAACCTGCGCCGCGCGGGCGACGACTTCGTCGCCGCCGACCGCGGCGGCCTGGTGGTGGCGGCCACGCACTCGCAGGCGCGCTACGCGCTGCCGGCGGTGGTGCGCGACTTCCGCCAGCATTTCCCGCGCGTGTCGCTGCACCTGCGCCAGGGCTCGCCGCGCCAGGTGGCCGAGATGCTGCTCTCGGGCGAGGCCGACATCGGCGTGGCCACCGAGGCGCTGGCGGGGTACGAGCAACTGGTCACGCTGCCATGCTACCGCTGGTCGCACAGCATCATCGTGCCGCCAGGCCACCCGCTGCTGGGGCTGGAGCCGCAGGCCGTGACGCTGCAGGCGCTGGCCAGCTACCCCATCATCACCTACGAGGCGGGCTACACCGGGCGCTCGCACATCGACGAATCGTTCGCCCAGGCGGCGCTGGCGCCCGACGTGGTGCTCACCGCCATGGACGCCGACGTCATCAAGACCTACGTGGAGCTGGGCATGGGCGTGGGCATCGTGGCCTCGATCGCCTTCGACGCCGAGCGCGACCGCCACCTGCGCGCCATCGACGCGCGGCATCTGTTCGAGGTCAACCTCACGCGCCTGGGCCTGCGCCGCGGCGGCTGGCTGCGCGGCTACGCCTTCCGCTTCATCGAGACCTTCGTGCCCACGCTCACGCGCGAGGAGGTGCTGCGCGCGCTGGCCCAGGGCGATGGCAAGGGGGAGGGCGAAGGAGGTTCCGTGGCCCTTTGA